In Pseudomonadota bacterium, a genomic segment contains:
- a CDS encoding sodium/proline symporter, with protein MSDERVIVLITLVTYQVLLIAIGWWASRRTHDSVDFFLGGRNLGGFVAAISASASSSSAWTLLGVSGAAYAWGLPALWLFPATLSGFFINWVLIAPRLRSLAKTTGAVTLTDVVAATDGGSRSLTVARLGSLIILVSFGFYVAAQFQAAGAAFDSQFGLDAELSVLIGAAIVVLYTLLGGFWAVSVTDSVQGVLMALTALVLPLAGVLAVGGVGPLWEHLGSSAGGGLFGARGAPAAIGFVAGTLGIGLGYPGQPHVLNRFMALGDDQALRRAKVIAIGWAVVVYAGMLFTGWCARILLDPAGAGGEQAFYGLTATLFPPVVAGIMLAAVLSAIMSTADSQLLVAASSVSHDLRRGADERISLFTSRAVVLGLSAFALGLALYAPQSIFSRVLFAWHAVGSAFGPLVVTMLLGRTIPVPVRLAAMGAGAGLTVLAHWLADSPGDWLERLVPLAVSALIVWAGSSATDRRAAAA; from the coding sequence GTGAGCGATGAGCGCGTGATCGTGCTGATCACGCTGGTGACCTACCAGGTGTTGCTGATCGCCATCGGCTGGTGGGCGAGCCGGCGCACGCACGACTCCGTAGATTTCTTCCTCGGTGGGCGCAACCTCGGCGGCTTCGTCGCCGCCATCAGCGCCAGTGCCTCCTCCTCCTCAGCGTGGACGTTGCTCGGCGTCAGCGGGGCGGCCTACGCGTGGGGCCTGCCGGCCCTGTGGCTGTTTCCCGCCACCCTGAGCGGGTTCTTCATCAACTGGGTGCTCATCGCGCCGCGCCTTCGTTCGCTGGCGAAGACGACTGGTGCGGTGACGCTGACGGACGTGGTGGCGGCTACCGATGGTGGGTCACGGTCCCTCACGGTGGCGCGCCTTGGCAGTCTCATCATCCTGGTGTCCTTCGGCTTCTACGTCGCGGCGCAGTTCCAGGCGGCGGGGGCGGCCTTCGATAGCCAGTTCGGGCTGGATGCCGAGCTAAGCGTTCTGATCGGTGCGGCGATCGTCGTGCTGTACACCCTGCTCGGCGGGTTCTGGGCGGTGAGCGTGACGGACAGCGTGCAGGGCGTATTGATGGCGCTGACGGCGCTCGTGCTGCCCCTCGCTGGCGTGCTGGCCGTGGGTGGCGTGGGTCCGCTCTGGGAGCATCTTGGATCGAGCGCCGGCGGCGGCCTGTTCGGCGCGAGAGGCGCGCCAGCGGCGATCGGCTTCGTGGCGGGCACCTTGGGAATCGGTCTCGGCTACCCGGGGCAGCCGCACGTGCTCAACCGCTTCATGGCCCTGGGCGATGATCAGGCCCTGCGCCGGGCCAAGGTCATCGCGATCGGCTGGGCCGTGGTGGTGTACGCCGGCATGCTGTTCACCGGGTGGTGCGCGCGGATCCTGCTGGACCCGGCGGGGGCCGGCGGGGAGCAAGCCTTTTACGGGCTGACCGCGACTCTGTTTCCGCCGGTGGTGGCGGGCATCATGTTGGCGGCGGTGCTGTCGGCGATCATGTCCACGGCGGACAGCCAGCTGCTCGTGGCTGCCTCCTCCGTATCGCACGATCTGCGCCGCGGTGCTGATGAGCGTATTTCCCTCTTCACCTCCCGAGCGGTGGTGCTCGGCCTGAGTGCCTTCGCCTTAGGCCTGGCCCTCTACGCGCCCCAGTCCATCTTCTCGCGCGTACTGTTCGCCTGGCATGCGGTGGGGTCCGCCTTCGGCCCGCTGGTGGTGACCATGCTGTTGGGACGGACGATTCCGGTGCCGGTGCGCCTGGCGGCCATGGGCGCCGGTGCCGGCCTCACGGTCCTGGCCCATTGGCTGGCCGACTCGCCGGGGGATTGGCTCGAGCGGCTGGTGCCCCTGGCGGTTTCCGCGCTGATCGTCTGGGCGGGCTCGAGCGCCACCGACCGCCGTGCGGCGGCCGCCTAG
- a CDS encoding L,D-transpeptidase family protein: MTHQRDDAQACARRRAVLGALAGISVGGLVPVRSDAALHRLDWTPAREIVVEKARRQVIMYRSDGTVRVFPCVLGANPRGHKEREGDNRTPEGRYVIDFKNINSRFFLSVRVSYPNAHDRARARAAGVRPGGNIMIHGMPNEARRPYRGLLTKDWTNGCVAVSNEAMMEIWLATRENTPVVLRA, from the coding sequence ATGACTCACCAACGAGACGACGCGCAGGCCTGCGCGCGCCGGCGTGCCGTGCTAGGTGCTTTGGCTGGTATCAGCGTGGGGGGCTTGGTGCCCGTGCGCAGCGATGCCGCGCTTCACCGTCTGGACTGGACGCCGGCGCGGGAGATCGTGGTGGAGAAGGCGCGCCGCCAGGTGATCATGTACCGCAGCGACGGCACCGTGCGCGTGTTCCCTTGCGTGCTCGGCGCCAACCCCCGCGGTCACAAGGAGCGCGAAGGCGATAACCGAACCCCGGAAGGTCGCTACGTCATCGACTTCAAGAACATCAACAGCCGCTTCTTTCTCTCGGTGCGCGTGTCCTATCCCAACGCCCATGACCGCGCGCGAGCCCGTGCCGCTGGCGTAAGACCGGGCGGCAACATCATGATTCACGGCATGCCCAACGAGGCGCGCCGTCCCTACCGCGGCTTGCTCACCAAGGACTGGACCAATGGCTGCGTCGCCGTCTCCAACGAGGCGATGATGGAGATCTGGTTGGCCACCCGTGAGAACACGCCGGTGGTGTTGCGCGCGTGA
- a CDS encoding pyridoxal-phosphate dependent enzyme, which yields MHHVERSGALTAPQGPGTPREKLLNPLFQHHPSLEAHLPHLALGTYPSAIQRLGGLERACDASALYLKRDDAADPTYGGNKLRKLEYLLAEAKANGARKVMTFGAVGSNHALATAIHAKRLGLGAISMLVPQVLSSKVCRNLLAHHLAGAEMHHYPDEQALGDAVRYQLDRHERMDGIAPTVVPGGGTSALGAVGFVAAGFELANQVAAGELHAPARIYMAFGTTGTAAGLAVGLRAAGLDCEVVAVRVTAERFGNEKRMRTLIRQTSSLLHERSGGSFPTLGPQDCRVTVRHDCFGGEYARYTPPAIEAVRRTYESDGVVLEGTYTGKAMLALQKDLQDPRVAGQPSLFWNTYNSRPLAIDGIDYRQLPSVFHRYFEQPMQALDAQMEAVFGNR from the coding sequence GTGCATCACGTCGAAAGGAGCGGCGCCCTCACCGCGCCCCAGGGGCCCGGCACGCCGCGGGAGAAGCTCTTGAATCCTCTGTTCCAGCACCATCCCAGCCTCGAAGCGCACTTGCCGCATCTCGCTCTCGGCACCTATCCATCCGCCATCCAGCGACTGGGCGGGCTGGAGCGCGCTTGCGACGCGTCCGCACTTTACCTCAAACGTGATGACGCTGCCGATCCCACCTACGGCGGCAACAAGCTGCGCAAGTTGGAGTACCTGCTGGCCGAGGCCAAGGCCAACGGTGCGCGCAAGGTCATGACCTTCGGCGCTGTGGGCTCCAACCACGCCCTGGCCACGGCGATCCACGCCAAGCGCCTCGGCCTCGGTGCCATCTCCATGCTCGTGCCTCAGGTGCTCTCGAGCAAGGTGTGTCGCAATCTGCTCGCCCACCATCTGGCCGGCGCCGAGATGCACCACTACCCCGATGAGCAAGCACTCGGCGACGCCGTGCGCTACCAGCTCGATCGCCACGAGCGCATGGACGGCATCGCGCCCACCGTCGTGCCCGGGGGCGGCACCTCCGCACTCGGTGCCGTCGGTTTCGTGGCCGCCGGGTTCGAGCTGGCCAATCAGGTCGCGGCCGGCGAACTGCACGCGCCCGCCCGCATCTATATGGCCTTTGGCACCACCGGTACGGCGGCCGGACTTGCGGTCGGCCTGCGCGCCGCAGGCCTCGATTGCGAAGTCGTGGCCGTGCGCGTCACCGCCGAACGCTTCGGTAACGAAAAGCGTATGCGTACGTTGATCCGACAAACCTCCTCCCTCCTGCACGAACGCAGCGGTGGCAGCTTCCCTACCCTCGGCCCACAAGACTGTCGAGTCACGGTGCGCCACGACTGCTTCGGCGGCGAGTACGCGCGCTACACCCCACCGGCCATCGAGGCCGTGCGCCGCACCTACGAGAGCGACGGCGTGGTACTGGAAGGCACCTACACGGGCAAGGCCATGCTAGCCCTTCAAAAGGATCTACAAGACCCAAGAGTCGCGGGCCAGCCCAGCCTCTTCTGGAATACCTACAACTCGCGTCCCCTCGCCATCGACGGCATCGACTACCGCCAGCTACCTAGCGTATTTCATCGCTACTTCGAGCAACCCATGCAGGCGCTCGACGCGCAGATGGAAGCCGTGTTCGGCAACCGCTAG